A genome region from Arthrobacter sp. V1I9 includes the following:
- the sucB gene encoding 2-oxoglutarate dehydrogenase, E2 component, dihydrolipoamide succinyltransferase — protein sequence MSESVNLPALGESVTEGTVTRWLKQVGDRVEVDEPLLEVSTDKVDTEIPSPVAGVIEEILVAEDETAEVGAPLVRIGDGSGGGAPAEEAPAAAPAEEAPAAAPAPAQEAPAPTQEAPAQEAPAAGGEAGEGHEVTLPALGESVTEGTVTRWLKAVGDSVEVDEPLLEVSTDKVDTEIPSPVAGTLQEIRVNEDETAEVGSVLAVIGSGAAAAPAEAPSTEAPVQEAPKAEAPAPAPKAAPAQAAPAQEEPKAAPARQAAAAPAVTEAAPANGGSESGYVTPLVRKLANQHGVDIAALSGTGVGGRIRKQDVIAAAEAKAAPAAAPAAAPAASAPAASNAAVSSLRGTTQKAPRIRQVIARRMRESLEVSTQLTQVHEVDMTKVAKLRLKAKNSFQAQNGVKLTFLPFIAKAVAEALKQHPKLNAAYDEDKQEITYHNAEHLAIAVDTDKGLLVPVISDAGNLNLAGLAGKIADVAGRTRDGKIGPDELSGGTFSITNIGSVGALFDTPIINQPQVGILGTGAIVKRAVVVADENGDDSIAIRSMMYLSLTYDHRLVDGADAGRFLQTLKARLEEGAFEADLGL from the coding sequence ATGTCTGAATCCGTTAACTTGCCCGCCCTCGGTGAGAGCGTCACCGAAGGAACCGTCACCCGCTGGCTCAAGCAGGTAGGTGACCGGGTAGAGGTGGACGAGCCGCTGCTCGAAGTCTCCACCGACAAAGTAGACACTGAAATCCCCTCTCCTGTCGCCGGCGTGATTGAGGAAATCCTGGTTGCCGAGGACGAGACCGCCGAGGTCGGCGCTCCTTTGGTCCGCATCGGCGATGGCTCCGGCGGCGGCGCACCCGCTGAAGAAGCCCCCGCAGCCGCACCCGCCGAAGAAGCCCCCGCAGCCGCGCCTGCTCCCGCACAGGAAGCACCGGCTCCCACCCAGGAAGCGCCCGCCCAGGAGGCTCCGGCAGCCGGCGGCGAAGCAGGAGAGGGCCATGAAGTGACCCTCCCGGCGCTGGGCGAAAGCGTCACCGAAGGCACCGTCACCCGCTGGCTCAAGGCCGTGGGCGACTCCGTAGAGGTTGACGAGCCGCTCCTGGAAGTCTCCACCGACAAGGTCGACACCGAAATCCCGTCGCCCGTGGCCGGCACCCTTCAGGAAATCCGCGTCAACGAGGACGAAACAGCAGAGGTCGGTTCCGTCCTCGCTGTTATCGGCTCCGGCGCAGCTGCTGCCCCGGCCGAAGCACCGTCCACCGAGGCCCCGGTCCAGGAAGCCCCCAAGGCTGAAGCCCCCGCACCGGCCCCGAAGGCCGCTCCGGCTCAGGCTGCACCGGCCCAGGAAGAGCCCAAGGCAGCACCTGCTCGGCAGGCTGCTGCAGCGCCTGCCGTAACCGAGGCCGCACCGGCCAACGGCGGATCCGAGTCCGGCTACGTCACTCCCCTTGTTCGCAAGCTGGCCAACCAGCACGGCGTGGACATCGCCGCGCTTTCAGGCACCGGTGTGGGCGGACGCATCCGCAAGCAGGACGTCATCGCCGCAGCTGAAGCCAAGGCCGCACCCGCCGCAGCCCCGGCAGCAGCGCCTGCCGCATCAGCCCCGGCCGCGTCCAACGCCGCTGTTTCCTCGCTGCGCGGCACTACGCAGAAGGCTCCGCGCATCCGCCAGGTCATCGCCCGCCGCATGCGCGAATCCCTCGAGGTTTCAACGCAGCTCACGCAGGTCCACGAAGTGGACATGACCAAGGTCGCCAAGCTGCGCCTCAAGGCCAAGAACTCGTTCCAGGCCCAGAACGGCGTCAAGCTCACCTTCCTGCCGTTCATCGCCAAGGCAGTTGCCGAAGCCCTCAAGCAGCACCCGAAGCTCAACGCTGCGTACGACGAGGACAAGCAGGAGATCACGTACCACAACGCTGAGCACCTGGCGATCGCTGTCGACACCGACAAGGGCCTGCTGGTCCCGGTCATCTCCGACGCCGGAAACCTGAACCTGGCCGGACTGGCCGGCAAGATCGCCGACGTTGCAGGGCGCACCCGCGACGGAAAGATCGGCCCGGACGAGCTGTCCGGTGGAACCTTCAGCATCACCAACATCGGTTCGGTCGGGGCCCTGTTCGACACCCCGATCATCAACCAGCCGCAGGTGGGCATCCTCGGCACCGGCGCCATCGTCAAGCGCGCAGTGGTTGTTGCTGACGAGAACGGTGACGACTCGATCGCCATCCGCTCCATGATGTACCTGTCCCTGACGTACGACCACCGCCTGGTGGACGGCGCCGACGCCGGCCGGTTCCTCCAGACCTTGAAGGCACGCCTTGAAGAAGGCGCCTTCGAAGCGGACCTGGGGCTGTAA
- a CDS encoding OsmC family protein, producing MAATRTAHTVWNGDLMSGSGNTTLDSSGLGTYEVTWKARTEASGGKTSPEELIAAAHSACFSMAFSHALAQAGHAPEEVNTKADVTFVPGTGITGSHLTMSARIPGISEDEFQKIAAEAKVGCPVSGALASIDITLEATLQS from the coding sequence ATGGCAGCAACACGCACCGCGCACACAGTATGGAACGGCGACCTGATGTCGGGTTCCGGAAACACCACCCTGGACAGCTCGGGCCTGGGCACCTACGAGGTCACCTGGAAGGCCCGCACCGAGGCCTCGGGCGGCAAGACCAGCCCTGAAGAACTGATCGCCGCCGCCCACTCGGCCTGCTTCTCCATGGCCTTCAGCCACGCCCTGGCGCAGGCCGGGCACGCGCCGGAGGAAGTCAACACAAAGGCCGACGTCACCTTTGTGCCGGGCACCGGCATCACCGGCAGCCACCTGACCATGTCCGCCAGGATCCCGGGAATCTCCGAAGACGAGTTCCAGAAGATCGCTGCCGAGGCCAAGGTGGGCTGCCCCGTATCCGGCGCCCTTGCCAGCATCGACATCACCCTGGAAGCCACGCTGCAGTCCTAG